Proteins encoded within one genomic window of Ranitomeya variabilis isolate aRanVar5 chromosome 4, aRanVar5.hap1, whole genome shotgun sequence:
- the LOC143766412 gene encoding uncharacterized protein LOC143766412 isoform X2 produces MASGSESSNTPPLRRAASSSEEENQEEEREQEQGPRGQAVVASRRVSQRSLDEPLDIDLMVASIEERGPLWDSRDPRHADQGILRRLWIEVALLLWDGFDSASPKAKDSFLKQLKTRWRSMKDRFKRGLKKEGQSRSGAAASRTSVYKYNRILQFLRPVLVSRATHSSTRETVRPSGAVLCEAPSEQSQPSHSESRSAPPQSGEPAAGPSDVPLAEASVAPSFRSSRQRQRASDREVMPEFLHLSTVFQNGFKAMCDKMSNLERRLEIIERELQKPAKHFFNAIYKGMAEHLTPELQISVMQGCNNVYVSALQQARVMQSATTMPAVPSLAAMTPTPAAEHHHRAPRAEGHRHRHRHHRTDPESSEHDRPSRGHRREADPHPEGERRKKKKKMTTTTSTPTLAMAAPKSSTRKNSGSTRSTTSTKAGSTQSTPSTQPGSTRSRSSQPRTLVVPPPPSSPAELVSPTSTGWIDGIPSSVIDYAASSPSSSASVSSTPPKSVGYQSPLVADVGTP; encoded by the exons ATGGCCAGCGGCAGCGAGTCGAGCAACACCCCACCGCTGAGGAGAgcg gcttcttcaagtgaggaggagaaccaggaggaagagagggagcaggagCAGGGACCACGGGGCCAAGCTGTGGTTGCATCACGGAGA gtttcacaacggtccCTGGATGAACCACTGGATATTGACCTGATGGTGGCATCCATTGAAGAAcggggcccgttgtgggacagccgtgacccccggcacgcggaccagggCATATTGCGCCGTCTGTGGATAGAGGTGGCACTATTGCTGTGGGATGGCTTCGACAGCGCTTCACCCAAGGCCAAAGATAGTTTCC TTAAAcaattgaagaccagatggcgctccatgaaggaccgtttcaagagGGGCCTGAAAAAGGAGGGACAGAGTCGTAGTGGTGCTGCCGCTTCAAGGACCTCGGTGTACAAGTACAACCGTATACTGCAGTTCTTGCGACCGGTCCTTGTAAGCAGAGC aacacacagcagcacccgcgAGACTGTCCGACCCTCTGGAGCGGTACTTTGTGAAGCGCCATCTGAACAGtcgcagccatcccacagcgagagcaggtcTGCACCACCCCAATCTggcgaaccggcagccggtccatcagatgttcccctggccgaggcctctgtCGCTCCTTCCTTTAGGTCTTCCCGACAGCGTCAACGGGCCTCGGACAGGGAGGTCATGCCCGAATTTTTACATCTGAGCACCGTTTTTCAGAATGGTTTCAAGGCGATGTGCGATAAAATGTCCAATCTCGAACGTCGTCTTGAAATCATCGAAAGGGAGCTCCAGaagccggccaaacatttttttaacgCCATTTACAAGGGCATGGCtgaacatcttacgccggaactccagatttcggtcatGCAGGGCTGCAACAATGTATATGtcagtgctctgcagcaggctcgggtcatgcagtcagcgacaactATGCCCGCAGTACCATCGCTGGctgccatgactccgactcctgctgcagagcaccaccacagagctccgcgtgccgagggccaccgccaccgccaccgccaccacaGAACAGACCCCGAAAGTTCTGAGCATGACAGGCCTTCAAGGGGACACAGACGGGAAGCCGACCcacacccagagggagagaggaggaaaaagaagaagaagatgacgACGACTACAAGCACTCCAACCTTGGCTATGGCTGCTCCAAAAAGTAGCACAAGAAAAAACTCCGGGTCTACCCGGAGCACAACAAGTACCAAGGCTGGGTCTACACAGAGTACACCCAGTACCCAGCCTGGGTCTACCCGGAGCCGGAGTAGCCAGCCAAGGACACTGGTCGTCCCTCCTCCTCCCTCATCTCCTGCTGAGTTAGTGTCGCCAACATCAACTGGCTGGATTGATGGCATCCCGTCTAGTGTCATAGACTATGCTGCTTCCTCCCCCTCGTCCTCCGCCTCGGTCTCCTCAACACCCCCAAAAAGTGTGGGATATCAATCCCCTTTAGTTGCCGATGTGGGTACCCCCTAA
- the LOC143766412 gene encoding uncharacterized protein LOC143766412 isoform X1, with product MASGSESSNTPPLRRAASSSEEENQEEEREQEQGPRGQAVVASRRVSQRSLDEPLDIDLMVASIEERGPLWDSRDPRHADQGILRRLWIEVALLLWDGFDSASPKAKDSFRKYLQNAAVTHHARITQPSVMSSIGIAHGCVIVFKILSKTFFFFLNLYTVKQLKTRWRSMKDRFKRGLKKEGQSRSGAAASRTSVYKYNRILQFLRPVLVSRATHSSTRETVRPSGAVLCEAPSEQSQPSHSESRSAPPQSGEPAAGPSDVPLAEASVAPSFRSSRQRQRASDREVMPEFLHLSTVFQNGFKAMCDKMSNLERRLEIIERELQKPAKHFFNAIYKGMAEHLTPELQISVMQGCNNVYVSALQQARVMQSATTMPAVPSLAAMTPTPAAEHHHRAPRAEGHRHRHRHHRTDPESSEHDRPSRGHRREADPHPEGERRKKKKKMTTTTSTPTLAMAAPKSSTRKNSGSTRSTTSTKAGSTQSTPSTQPGSTRSRSSQPRTLVVPPPPSSPAELVSPTSTGWIDGIPSSVIDYAASSPSSSASVSSTPPKSVGYQSPLVADVGTP from the exons ATGGCCAGCGGCAGCGAGTCGAGCAACACCCCACCGCTGAGGAGAgcg gcttcttcaagtgaggaggagaaccaggaggaagagagggagcaggagCAGGGACCACGGGGCCAAGCTGTGGTTGCATCACGGAGA gtttcacaacggtccCTGGATGAACCACTGGATATTGACCTGATGGTGGCATCCATTGAAGAAcggggcccgttgtgggacagccgtgacccccggcacgcggaccagggCATATTGCGCCGTCTGTGGATAGAGGTGGCACTATTGCTGTGGGATGGCTTCGACAGCGCTTCACCCAAGGCCAAAGATAGTTTCCGTAAGTATTTACAAAATGCTGCTGTGACCCATCATGCCAGGATTACACAACCGTCTGTGATGTCTTCTATTGGGATTGCACACGGTTGCGTAATCGTTTTCAAAATATtatctaaaactttttttttttttttaaatttatacacAGTTAAAcaattgaagaccagatggcgctccatgaaggaccgtttcaagagGGGCCTGAAAAAGGAGGGACAGAGTCGTAGTGGTGCTGCCGCTTCAAGGACCTCGGTGTACAAGTACAACCGTATACTGCAGTTCTTGCGACCGGTCCTTGTAAGCAGAGC aacacacagcagcacccgcgAGACTGTCCGACCCTCTGGAGCGGTACTTTGTGAAGCGCCATCTGAACAGtcgcagccatcccacagcgagagcaggtcTGCACCACCCCAATCTggcgaaccggcagccggtccatcagatgttcccctggccgaggcctctgtCGCTCCTTCCTTTAGGTCTTCCCGACAGCGTCAACGGGCCTCGGACAGGGAGGTCATGCCCGAATTTTTACATCTGAGCACCGTTTTTCAGAATGGTTTCAAGGCGATGTGCGATAAAATGTCCAATCTCGAACGTCGTCTTGAAATCATCGAAAGGGAGCTCCAGaagccggccaaacatttttttaacgCCATTTACAAGGGCATGGCtgaacatcttacgccggaactccagatttcggtcatGCAGGGCTGCAACAATGTATATGtcagtgctctgcagcaggctcgggtcatgcagtcagcgacaactATGCCCGCAGTACCATCGCTGGctgccatgactccgactcctgctgcagagcaccaccacagagctccgcgtgccgagggccaccgccaccgccaccgccaccacaGAACAGACCCCGAAAGTTCTGAGCATGACAGGCCTTCAAGGGGACACAGACGGGAAGCCGACCcacacccagagggagagaggaggaaaaagaagaagaagatgacgACGACTACAAGCACTCCAACCTTGGCTATGGCTGCTCCAAAAAGTAGCACAAGAAAAAACTCCGGGTCTACCCGGAGCACAACAAGTACCAAGGCTGGGTCTACACAGAGTACACCCAGTACCCAGCCTGGGTCTACCCGGAGCCGGAGTAGCCAGCCAAGGACACTGGTCGTCCCTCCTCCTCCCTCATCTCCTGCTGAGTTAGTGTCGCCAACATCAACTGGCTGGATTGATGGCATCCCGTCTAGTGTCATAGACTATGCTGCTTCCTCCCCCTCGTCCTCCGCCTCGGTCTCCTCAACACCCCCAAAAAGTGTGGGATATCAATCCCCTTTAGTTGCCGATGTGGGTACCCCCTAA